The Streptomyces sp. RKND-216 genomic sequence GACCTGCTCGGAGTGCCGTCCGAGGACCAGGACGACTTCCGTGACTGGGCGGCGATGATGCTGCGGCACGGCAACGCCCCCCGGGGCGGTGTGGGGCGGGCGGTGAAGAAGATGCGCGGCTACCTGGCCGAACTCATTCACCGCAAGCGCGAGGACCTGGGGGACGACTTGATCTCCGGCCTCATCCGGGCCTCCGACCACGGCGAGCACCTCACCGAGAACGAGGCCGCCGCGATGGCGTTCATCCTGCTCTTCGCCGGCTTCGAGACGACCGTCAACCTCATCGGGAACGGCACCTACGCGCTGCTGCGCCATCCCGCCCAACGGGCCCGGCTGGACGAGGCGCTGGAGCGTGGGGACGAGGCGTGGCTGGCCGGCGCGGTGGAGGAGCTGCTGCGCTGGGACGGGCCGGTGGAGATGGCGACCTGGCGGTTCGCGACGCGGCCGCTGGAAATCGGGGGGCGGCAGATCGCCGCCGGTGAGCCGGTGTTGGTGGTGTTGGCGGCCGCCGACCGCGACCCGGATCGGTTCGGTGATCCGGACGTCCTCGACCTGGCACGCTCCGACAACCAGCACCTGGGGTACGGGCACGGCATCCATTACTGTCTCGGCGCGCCACTCGCCCGGCTCGAAGGGCAGATCGCGCTGTCCGCACTTTTCGGACGTCTGCCGGATCTGCAACTGGCGTCCAATCCGGACGACTTGCGCTGGCGTGGCGGCCTCATCATGCGCGGATTGCGCACTTTGCCCGTGACCTTCACGTGATCCTGGTGACATTGGCTTGTGATGGACCTGGCCGTGCGGCTACGTTCGTCGATCGATTCGCACGGAACGACGAGAGGGTTCGCATGCGCTCCGGGAACGGCCGTCACCGGCGACCCCGTCAGGCTCCGGCGCTGTTCGTCACTGCGGGCGTGACCGGCGCCGGCCTCGCCCTGCCGCTGTTCGCGGCGGGGGGCGCCCAGGCGGCCGACGGCGCCACGTGGGACCGCGTCGCCGAGTGCGAGAGCGGCGGCCTGTGGAGTGCCAACTCCGGCAACGGGTACTACGGCGGGCTCCAGCTGACCATGGAGATGTGGGAGGAGTACGGCGGCAAGGTGCTCGCCGCGCGCCCCGACCTCGCCAGCCGCGGCCAGCAGATCGAGGTCGCCGAGAAGATCCTCGCCGACCAGGGCCCTCGCGCGTGGCCCAGCTGTTCGGGTGGCGCCGGGCTGCTGCCGGAGGGATCGGGATTCCCGGACGTCGAGGTGCCGGAGGTGCCCGAGCTGCCGGACGCCGAACTCCCCGACGTTCCCGACCCGGAGGTCCCGGACGCGCCCGAACTCCCGGACGCCCCGGGTGGCTCCGACGACTCCGACGATTCCGACGGCGGGCAGGACTCCGAGGGCTCGGGTGGCACCGACGGTTCGGGCGGATCGTCCGAGGGCGGAGGCGACCCCGACGACTCCACGGGTGGCTCCACGAGCGGTGGTTCGACGGGTGACGACGCGAACGGCGAGGACCCCTCGGGCGACCCCCCGTCCGGCGAGACCGAACCCGCGCCCGGGGAGTCCTCCGACGGCGCCAGCGGCACCGGCTCCGGCCTGGACCCCTCCGAGTCCGAGGGGCGCGGGGACGGGGAGGGCGGCGGCCGTCACCGCGGTGACCCGGGCGACGAGCGTGCTGACGAAGACCGCTCCTCGCGCGGCAAGCACGGCAAGCCCGGCAGTGCCGAGGACGGTTACCTGGTGCGTCCGGGTGACTCGTTGTCGGCCATCGCCGCCGAGCACGACCTGACGGGCGGCTGGACGGCGCTCTACGACGGCAACCGGAAGACGGTCGGCGACGACCCCGACCTGATCCTTCCCGGCCAGCGCCTCGACCTGCTGACCGGCGGCGAGCTGCGCTGACCCGCGGCGAACCCGCACCGGCCGTCCGGGCGAGCGGTGCTCCGCCGCTGCGCGGACGCGCCGCTAGCCGACCGGTTCCCTCCGCTCGGTGACCGCTTCCTGAGCACTCCGTTATGGCTCGGTTCCGTAACGGAGTGTTTTCTTTACCACCGGAACAAACGACCCGGGAGGCCCGTGCGGTTAGGCTGCGGGGGCAGGAACCAGACACACACGAAGGAGACCCACGTGCCGTCCATCGACGTCGTAGTGGCCCGCGAGATCCTCGATTCGCGAGGCAACCCCACGGTCGAGGTCGAGGTCGGCCTCGACGACGGCAGCACCGGCCGTGCTGCGGTCCCGTCCGGCGCCTCCACCGGAGCTTTCGAGGCCCTGGAGCTGCGCGACGGCGACACCGGCCGCTACGGCGGCAAGGGCGTCGAGAAGGCCGTCCTCGCCGTCATCGAGCAGATCGGCCCGGAGCTGGTCGGCTACGACGCCACCGAGCAGCGCCTGATCGACCAGGCGATGTTCGACCTGGACGCCACCGCGGACAAGTCCTCGCTGGGCGCCAACGCCATCCTCGGCGTCTCCCTCGCCGTCGCGCACGCCGCCTCCGAGGCCTCCGACCTGCCGCTGTTCCGCTACCTTGGCGGCCCGAACGCGCACCAGCTCCCGGTGCCGATGATGAACATCCTCAACGGCGGCTCGCACGCCGACTCCAACGTGGACGTCCAGGAGTTCATGATCGCGCCGGTCGGCGCCGAGTCGTTCTCCGAGGCCGTCCGCTGGGGCGCCGAGGTGTACCACGCGCTGAAGTCCGTGCTGAAGGAGCGCGGCCTGAACACCGGCCTGGGCGACGAGGGTGGCTTCGCGCCGAATCTCGGCTCCAACCGCGAGGCGCTCGACCTCATCGTCGAGGCGATCCAGAAGGCCGGCTACACCCCCGGCCAGGACATCGCCCTCGCCCTGGACGTCGCCGCCTCCGAGTTCTACAAGGACGGCTCCTACGTCTTCGAGGGCGAGAACCGCACCGCCGACCAGATGGCCGCGTACTACGAGGAGATCGTCGACGCGTACCCGATGGTCTCCATCGAGGACCCGCTGTACGAGGACGACTGGGCCGGCTGGACGACGCTGACCGCCAAGCTCGGAGACAAGGTGCAGCTCGTGGGCGACGACCTGTTCGTCACCAACCCCGAGCGCCTCTCCCGCGGCATCGAGGAGAAGGCCGCCAACGCCCTGCTGGTGAAGGTGAACCAGATCGGCTCGCTCACCGAGACCCTGGACGCCGTCGAACTGGCCCAGCGCAACGGCTTCAAGTGCATGATGTCCCACCGCTCCGGCGAGACCGAGGACGTCACCATCGCGGACCTGGCCGTCGCGGTGAACTGCGGCCAGATCAAGGCCGGCGCCCCCGCCCGTTCCGACCGCGTCGCCAAGTACAACCAGCTGCTGCGCATCGAGGAGATCCTCGACGACGCCGCCGTGTACGCGGGCCGTTCGGCGTTCCCGCGGTTCAAGGGCTGAGACCGGAGCCGGCCCGCGGCGCCGCAACGTGCCGACCGGGCGAAACCGGTGCCACCCGCGACGCGCTCCGCGCCCGTCCCCGCCATCGTTCCCGTACGGTGGCGGGGACGGGCGCGTGTGCGGCACGCGCGCCGAGGAGACCGTGACGTCCGACGCCGGGGAGGAACGTGCCTGCGGACCGCTTCTCGACCACCGCGAGACTCCGGGCACTCGGCTCCCAGGCCGCGGAGCGCGTCTACCGGGCCCAGAGCCGCCGCGTACGCGCCCCGCGCCGCAGCCGCCTCACCGGCCGTGCGGCCCTGCTCGCCCTCGTCCTGTGCTCGCTGGTCGTGGCCCTCGCCTATCCGCTGCGGCAGTACATCGCCCAGCAGTCCGAGATCGACGAGCTGCGCCAGGAGGCCGAACGGCGCCAGGAGCGCGTGGAGGACCTGCGGCGGCTCAAGGCGCGCTGGCAGGACCCCGCGTTCGTCGAGCAGCGCGCACGCGAGCGGCTGCACATGCTGCGCCCCGGCGAGACCGGCTACCTGACGGAGCGCGGCGCCGAGGACGAACGGCGCCCGCAGGGCGACGCCTCCGACCGGCCCTGGTACCGCAACCTGTGGGAGGGCCTCGACGCAGCCGACCGTGGCGACGCAGCCGACCGTGACGACGCCCGACGGGGCGCCGCCGGCCCGAACGAGGCCGGCTCCCGGTAGGGGCCCCGCCGCCCCGACCGGCCCGTAAGCTCTCCCGCGTACCCCGCCGTCGCGGGCGCGGCCGACCGGACCGCCGCGCCGCGTGACGGCACGGAACGTCCGCACACCCGACACCGGCAGCGAAGAGAACACCCCCGAGATGGACACCCCTCCGCCCCAGACCGATTCCACGCCCCCCACCGACGCGGACGTCGCCGCGTTCCGGGAACAGCTCGGCCGCCCTCCGCGCGGCCTGCGCGCCATCGCGCACCGCTGCCCGTGCGGCCTGCCCGACGTCGTCGAGACCGCGCCGCGGCTGGAGGACGGCACGCCGTTCCCGACCACGTACTACCTGACCTGCCCCCGTGCGGCCTCGGCGATCGGCACGCTGGAGGCCGACGGCGTGATGAAGGAGATGACGGCCCGCCTCCAGGAGGACGAGGAGCTGGCCGCCGCCTACCGGGCCGCGCACGAGGACTACCTGGCGCGGCGGGACGCCGTCGAGGTGCTGGAGGGCTTCCCCAGCGCGGGCGGCATGCCGGACCGGGTGAAATGCCTGCACGTGCTCGTCGCGCACTCCCTCGCCGCCGGGCCGGGGGTGAACCCGCTGGGCGACGAGGCCCTCGCCATGCTGCCGGAGTGGTGGCGCAAGGGCCCGTGTGTCGCGCTGTGCGGCCAAGAACCGGCGGACGGCGGGGCGGACGACCGAGAGAAGGGCGCCCGATGACGCGCGTCGCGGCCGTGGACTGCGGCACCAACTCGATCCGGCTGCTGGTCGCCGACCTGCACCCGGAGACCGGCGAGCTGAAGGAACTGGACCGCCGGATGGAGATCGTGCGGCTCGGTCAGGGCGTGGACCGCACGGGGCGGCTGGCGCCGGAGGCGCTGGAACGCACCTTCGCCGCCTGCCGCGACTACGCCGACCGGGTCCGCGCGCTGGGCGCCGAGCGGGTGCGGTTCGTGGCCACGTCCGCTTCCCGGGACGCGGAGAACCGGGACGACTTCGTGCGCGGCGTGGTGGACCTCCTCGGCGTGGAGCCCGAGGTGATCAGCGGCGAGCAGGAGGCGGAGTTCTCCTTCACCGGCGCCACCCGCGAGCTGGCCGGCTCCGCGCACCCGGGCCCGTACCTCGTGGTGGACATCGGCGGGGGCTCCACCGAGTTCGTGCTCGGCGACGACCGGGTGCGCGCCTCCCGCTCCGTGGACGTCGGCTGCGTCCGGCTCACCGAGCGGCACGGGCTGCGCGGCCCCGCCACCGCCGACCAGGTCGCCGCCGTCCGTGCGGACGTCGACGCCGCGCTGGACCTGGCCGCGGACGTCGTGCCGCTGGACGAGGCGCGCACGCTCGTCGGGCTGGCCGGGACGGTCACCACCGTCGCGGGCATGGTGCTGGAACTCGACGCGTACGACTCCGCCGCAATCCATCACGCACGGGTGACGCGTAGTCAGGTCGATGGCGTCACGGCCTGGTTGCTGGCCGCGACGCACGACGAGCGGGCCGCGGTCCCGGTGATGCATCCGGGGCGGGTGGACGTGATCGCGGCCGGGGCGCTGGTGCTGCGCACGGTCATGGAGCGGACGGGTGCCGAGGAGGTCGTCGTCAGCGAGCACGACATCCTCGACGGCATCGCGCACAGCTGCGCCGCACCCGATCGACGGCCCTGACCGGCGGTGCTCGCCGGAGCAGCGCCTTCGGCGGTCATCGCCGGGGG encodes the following:
- a CDS encoding transglycosylase family protein, with translation MTGAGLALPLFAAGGAQAADGATWDRVAECESGGLWSANSGNGYYGGLQLTMEMWEEYGGKVLAARPDLASRGQQIEVAEKILADQGPRAWPSCSGGAGLLPEGSGFPDVEVPEVPELPDAELPDVPDPEVPDAPELPDAPGGSDDSDDSDGGQDSEGSGGTDGSGGSSEGGGDPDDSTGGSTSGGSTGDDANGEDPSGDPPSGETEPAPGESSDGASGTGSGLDPSESEGRGDGEGGGRHRGDPGDERADEDRSSRGKHGKPGSAEDGYLVRPGDSLSAIAAEHDLTGGWTALYDGNRKTVGDDPDLILPGQRLDLLTGGELR
- the eno gene encoding phosphopyruvate hydratase, yielding MPSIDVVVAREILDSRGNPTVEVEVGLDDGSTGRAAVPSGASTGAFEALELRDGDTGRYGGKGVEKAVLAVIEQIGPELVGYDATEQRLIDQAMFDLDATADKSSLGANAILGVSLAVAHAASEASDLPLFRYLGGPNAHQLPVPMMNILNGGSHADSNVDVQEFMIAPVGAESFSEAVRWGAEVYHALKSVLKERGLNTGLGDEGGFAPNLGSNREALDLIVEAIQKAGYTPGQDIALALDVAASEFYKDGSYVFEGENRTADQMAAYYEEIVDAYPMVSIEDPLYEDDWAGWTTLTAKLGDKVQLVGDDLFVTNPERLSRGIEEKAANALLVKVNQIGSLTETLDAVELAQRNGFKCMMSHRSGETEDVTIADLAVAVNCGQIKAGAPARSDRVAKYNQLLRIEEILDDAAVYAGRSAFPRFKG
- a CDS encoding septum formation initiator family protein, whose protein sequence is MPADRFSTTARLRALGSQAAERVYRAQSRRVRAPRRSRLTGRAALLALVLCSLVVALAYPLRQYIAQQSEIDELRQEAERRQERVEDLRRLKARWQDPAFVEQRARERLHMLRPGETGYLTERGAEDERRPQGDASDRPWYRNLWEGLDAADRGDAADRDDARRGAAGPNEAGSR
- a CDS encoding cytochrome P450; translation: MPPLFDWRFAADPYPAYAWLRTHAPVHRATLPSGVEAWLVTRYADARQALADPRLSKNPETHAERAAHGKGKVGIPGERSANLMTHLLNIDPPDHTRLRRLVAKAFTPRRVAAFEPRVRELADGLIDAMLAKERHADRGEADLIHAFAFPLPIYAICDLLGVPSEDQDDFRDWAAMMLRHGNAPRGGVGRAVKKMRGYLAELIHRKREDLGDDLISGLIRASDHGEHLTENEAAAMAFILLFAGFETTVNLIGNGTYALLRHPAQRARLDEALERGDEAWLAGAVEELLRWDGPVEMATWRFATRPLEIGGRQIAAGEPVLVVLAAADRDPDRFGDPDVLDLARSDNQHLGYGHGIHYCLGAPLARLEGQIALSALFGRLPDLQLASNPDDLRWRGGLIMRGLRTLPVTFT
- a CDS encoding Ppx/GppA phosphatase family protein, whose protein sequence is MTRVAAVDCGTNSIRLLVADLHPETGELKELDRRMEIVRLGQGVDRTGRLAPEALERTFAACRDYADRVRALGAERVRFVATSASRDAENRDDFVRGVVDLLGVEPEVISGEQEAEFSFTGATRELAGSAHPGPYLVVDIGGGSTEFVLGDDRVRASRSVDVGCVRLTERHGLRGPATADQVAAVRADVDAALDLAADVVPLDEARTLVGLAGTVTTVAGMVLELDAYDSAAIHHARVTRSQVDGVTAWLLAATHDERAAVPVMHPGRVDVIAAGALVLRTVMERTGAEEVVVSEHDILDGIAHSCAAPDRRP
- a CDS encoding DUF501 domain-containing protein, coding for MDTPPPQTDSTPPTDADVAAFREQLGRPPRGLRAIAHRCPCGLPDVVETAPRLEDGTPFPTTYYLTCPRAASAIGTLEADGVMKEMTARLQEDEELAAAYRAAHEDYLARRDAVEVLEGFPSAGGMPDRVKCLHVLVAHSLAAGPGVNPLGDEALAMLPEWWRKGPCVALCGQEPADGGADDREKGAR